A single genomic interval of Nonomuraea rubra harbors:
- a CDS encoding DMT family transporter yields MTWVGMLIALAGALGYALGAAMQQFEVAAEGASLSLVRRPRWWVGGIISFSGACLHAVALSFAPLVAVQPISVATLVFAVPLAAFMYGRRPYRAEILGSIAVAVGLLWLMLLVPAHNVTPVLSDGAALAFIAVIAAIALVTQVIASRVHGPAKAMLLSVGAGAVTASVSTFVRVVGGGMQGDWGRLIHWFSLAVPVLLVCAVVLLQRSYAVGYFGIAYAGVQVIDPITSVLAGAILLGEPLPTSPSTAVPAILAAALTIGGTITLGRLAPDHHPKPAPAGSPKPPVPLERPAAEPVSVQASLQTTTQVTVQPPPVDASPAPRPSTATSDLG; encoded by the coding sequence ATGACCTGGGTCGGCATGCTGATCGCCCTGGCCGGAGCGCTGGGATACGCGCTCGGCGCGGCGATGCAACAGTTCGAGGTCGCGGCCGAGGGCGCCTCGCTCAGCCTGGTGAGACGCCCTCGCTGGTGGGTCGGCGGCATCATCTCCTTCAGCGGTGCCTGCCTGCACGCCGTCGCGCTGAGCTTCGCCCCGCTGGTCGCCGTGCAGCCGATCAGCGTCGCGACGCTGGTGTTCGCCGTGCCGCTGGCCGCGTTCATGTACGGGCGCAGGCCGTACCGGGCCGAGATCCTCGGCTCGATCGCGGTGGCCGTCGGCCTGCTCTGGCTCATGCTGCTGGTGCCGGCGCACAACGTGACACCCGTGCTGAGCGACGGCGCGGCGCTGGCCTTCATCGCCGTGATCGCGGCGATCGCGCTGGTCACGCAGGTCATCGCGAGCCGGGTGCACGGGCCGGCGAAGGCCATGCTGCTCTCCGTGGGAGCGGGGGCCGTGACGGCGAGCGTGTCCACGTTCGTACGGGTGGTCGGCGGCGGGATGCAGGGTGACTGGGGGCGGTTGATCCACTGGTTCAGCCTGGCCGTGCCCGTGCTGCTGGTCTGCGCGGTGGTGCTGCTGCAACGCTCGTACGCCGTGGGCTACTTCGGCATCGCCTACGCCGGAGTGCAGGTCATCGACCCCATCACCTCCGTGCTGGCAGGAGCGATCCTGCTCGGCGAGCCGCTGCCGACCTCGCCCTCGACGGCCGTGCCCGCCATACTGGCCGCCGCGCTGACGATCGGCGGCACGATCACGCTCGGCCGGCTCGCGCCCGACCATCACCCCAAACCGGCACCGGCAGGGTCGCCCAAGCCGCCGGTCCCGCTGGAGCGCCCGGCGGCGGAGCCGGTCAGCGTGCAGGCGAGCCTTCAGACCACCACGCAGGTCACCGTCCAGCCTCCGCCGGTGGACGCCAGCCCAGCACCTCGTCCATCGACCGCAACATCAGATCTGGGCTGA
- a CDS encoding VOC family protein: MTTRASLMAFTIDCDDPRALAAFYHEVTGMEVTYAEDEYAAISDGTVNIYFGRVPDRKPVSWPSPDKQFHLDLQVPDVERAAEEYVALGATRPEFQPGITEEGTRWIVLQDPQGHLFCVCRKS, translated from the coding sequence ATGACGACGAGAGCAAGCCTCATGGCCTTCACCATCGACTGCGACGACCCCAGGGCGCTGGCCGCCTTCTACCACGAGGTGACCGGGATGGAGGTGACGTACGCGGAGGACGAGTACGCCGCCATCTCGGACGGGACCGTCAACATCTACTTCGGCCGCGTCCCCGACCGCAAGCCGGTCTCGTGGCCGAGCCCCGACAAGCAGTTCCACCTCGACCTGCAGGTGCCGGACGTGGAGCGGGCCGCGGAGGAGTACGTCGCGCTGGGGGCCACCAGGCCCGAGTTCCAGCCCGGCATCACCGAGGAGGGCACGCGGTGGATCGTGCTCCAGGATCCGCAGGGGCACCTGTTCTGCGTCTGCCGCAAGTCGTAG